In Coffea eugenioides isolate CCC68of unplaced genomic scaffold, Ceug_1.0 ScVebR1_2002;HRSCAF=2949, whole genome shotgun sequence, the genomic window aaagaggtttagaatgcatgtttagatcattttacatgtgcgcgaatggtttattttgacatagaaatgatctagggtgtattttgaagaattgaggtcaaactgaaaattacaaaaattctgcaataagtgcagattcaatggatccaAGCCCTCGGATCCACATGGATCCAAGCCCTCGGATCCACATGGATCCAAGCCCTCGGATcaacttctgcaatcagaaaatTTTTCGcagcagaatccggccagaaatccggccatTTTATGGCCGGATAtgcagaaattcaaaaaaaaaaaaaaagaggtactgtagcaaatccggccaacaatccggccaacttTAGGCCGGATTAAAGGCCGGATTACCCAAcaagatttaaaaaaatttccgtGGCTACTGGCCAGTATCCGGCCGAtaatccggccgtatatccggccggaaactggccggattctagCCAATTTCGTGCAATAAGGGGAATCCGTGCGCGGATTCCCTAAGCTTCCTTCTTCCTCCTTTCTTCAACCtccacacacactcacaccttGAACACACACTACTCTTAAAAACCTTCTTTTCACCATCCAATCTCCAAACTAAATACACCAAaacattttccttttccttgtaaGTTGATTCCATAGCTTAAATTCCTTCAAAAACAATTTCTAATTCGGATTTGAGCTTGAAAAGAAcaagggtttcaaatttttgaactcTTCATTTGGGGTcaaattggagtgaaattttTGGGGGTTTCTTCACCATTTGCATCATTAATCATCTACCAACAAGTTTGAGgtaacaaatcttcaccaaatgttgtcatttgaattttgccaaatttcacttttttctatttttgggcaatttcgaattttttacattttgtgaagtttgatgCTTTTTATGATGTTATTGAGcttattgatgattattggtgATATTTAACTCATGGGTTTGTGAATATTTGGTGAATTTAGcaatttttagctaattttgagaattaatttgatttgataattattAGCTAAATTTTTGGGGCAATTGGATTGAAGAAAATTGTATGAGAGTAATGGATTGGTCTAGGATATTTACATGCTAAATTTAGGCTTAATTAGCTTATCCTTTGATTTTTGGCATGTTTATTCTAGAAAATTTGATTAAAGTTGAATTAATGACCTTTTTAAGTCTAAACTCATGGTTAAGGTGCTTTTTAGCATTTCATTATGCTTATTTAGGTCATTAAGTTGGGAGTAAGTTGTGtgattgtttaattgctttctctACTTATTTGGACATTTTATGCTTAAgtgttttatttgaaaaaaaaatgaaagaagcaTTTGTTGTTGATAATCAATTGTAAAGTCTTGCTTGTGAAGTTAATTGCTAATTATTATGTGAGTAAGTTGATAAGATTGGCTATTTAAAGATAAAGAGGTAAAAGTGAATGAGTTTTCATTATCTTTACTTAGAAATGTACCAATTCAATGAAGTTAacatttaataattttaattaggtACAATGGCTCGCACTAAGAAAGGTGCAGTGAAATCACCTCCTAATAGGAGAGGAGAAGCTTCGACGTCTAGACCACCGCGCTTGAAAATAAAAGCGAGTAGACGCCTTGCGCTTCAAGACGAGCCATTATCCGAGGAGGAGAATCAACAACAAGAacaacaagaggaacaagaggtcCAAGGGGAACAAGAGGAGGAAGTCCCATATGATAAGTTGCACTTTACCTCCGCCGAAAATGAAGCTTGGTACAATGCTAGGAGGGGAGCTAAGGTATTGGTGGAGAAAGATGTCACTCCGGATGTTGAGGAGGTCTACCATCTCAAGGCTTCCTTTGCCAAATTGGGATGGGAAAACTTCTTTAACATCCCAAATTTCTATTATGAGGAGCTTGTCCGAGAATTCTATGCGAATGTGGAGGACAAGAAGGATTTTCACCACGACACGGAAGTGATTACCAGTACAGTGCGAGGGAGAAAAATTCGAGTCCATAGAGCTGATTTGGAAAGCTATCTTCATGTTTCGGATGTGGGGCGCAAGGTAGATTTGAAGAAAGCTTTCAAACCCAATGACTTGGACTCTTGGAACATGCTTGAGGCACTTGTACGCTTGGGGGTTGAGTACAGAGCCACTCGGACGACTGGGCGATATTCCGTATTGACTTCGTCATTCCCGGAGTCGCAACGTCTTCTCATTTACCTCTTTTCCTCCAACATCATCCCGAGGGCGAGTGGAACCAATGAGGCGCGCACAAGTGACATCTACTTCTTGGATAAAATGGAGCATGGTCTAGGTAACATCGAGGGCATTCCATTGGGAAGCATTATCACCAACCACATGTGGACTGTGGTTCGTAGTAACGACATCAAACATGCTTTCCCATATCCTCGGTTTTTGACCTTGAAGTTCCAAAGGGCTGGAGTGGATTTCTCTAACGCTATCCCTACAGGTTTCAAGAAGAAGGACATCTTTACACTAGATTTTTGCAGGTTCATTCTGAAGAGTAAAGATTTAGGTGGTCCTTCAACTCAAGGGGGCACTCATGGAGACATTAGGCAGGAGGAGGAAGCAGAAATTGCACGAATTGAAGAAGGTCAAGAGGTTGAGACAACCACCCCACCGGTCTCAACTGAGCCGTCTTCCTCACGTCCTCCAACCTCACCTCAAGACACTCGATCGtttctgaaaaaaaataatggaCAAGCTGCTTTGCGTCGAGGCTGAGGTGAAGAAGAGCCGCCAAGAGAACAAACGGAACTCCGAGCGTCTTCGTCGCATCGAGACCAAGTTGGGTATTGAAGCTCCTCCGACTCCACCATCTTCACCTGACCAGGCAACTACTTGAGGGAGTCATCGTCACCTCGTGACATTGCCACtagtttttcatttattttctgtAGTACTTGTGATGTTTACTTTCTTgtgattttctttatttcttttgtgtGAACTAATCCCAGTGATCTTCATCTCTGTTGTGGTGTTAGTGATTCAGACGACTtaaggttggaaattcatcacttggacatggagtcggattgcgcaagttcaattgagcagtattttcttttactctttatttatttttcttttctcacattgaggacaatgtgaagtttaagtgtgggggaggaaaatattgaacttgcatttacttgctaggtgatgatattttgtggatttaaatgcttagaaatgttggaattgtgtttgaattatttgccatgtggataatttgattgaaattgggtttgttggcagggagttttcttccatttatatggggaaactccgtcaaaatttttctaacatcttgtccaatatttcactatggcccaaaagttcttcaattttttcatttttatttcaaaaagggccaaagtattccaaccttaagtgtttaattcttccaattgttgaaactttatatgtattttggaaggtttagtcctcatttaacttgaaaatgattattatgcaattaggatgtttacattttagaaagtatatttggtaaagtgaggaaaattatgcctataattttacatgtttaatgagatttcttctctttatttaattttgcaagtaagtgattgatatagtcgataaaggttatactcctcctgtgattatttttttatatttttctatgagggaaaaataaaataaaaaaaagagaaaaaaagaaaagaaaagaaagtaaataaaaattgttctactccaatgattctcgtaccgagtaaccgggggttggcatctacaaatgtcgacattcgcgtaaaaaggtacttgaattaagagtatgcatagcaacttgaataggtgaaatgttgagtaaccggggatcttcacctaaaagtgtcgattttcgcgtaaaaaggcattctcactatttaagtaaaaattagtatgaataaatccctcttagttatagaattttgagaaaaagatgattataggaggaggaaggctataaattgactatgtgatttgcttatttgtaaaattaagttagggtaagagattaagtttaacttgttgaatttagggtataattatctttcctttacttgatattatgagtatttagtgtaaattgaataattgtataatgattattttccaagtcttgaggaattaaattggacaaagtgcatatattatttcacctcttgaatcattgcatttgattatgtatggattgcttgaggacaagcaatgatttaagtgtgggggagtttgataagtgactaatttacgtaataattatatgatattttatattatttttagtcacttttgttatattattggaagaaaatgaattattttggctataattggtgaataaatgtttttaagtgattaaatgaggtttttatcactttttacttggattttgtgtattttgacagttttgacacattttcgtatttcggctataacttgagctacagtgatcggattaagatgagtcttgaaccaatttgaagataagagatagatctacaactttggtgaagacatctaaatccagtttgaaggtattacaggtcaaaatgccgaattacaatagcaaatttctactggtcgaaactggaacagggcaatgagcaggtaagggtatttcggtcatttcgcagcctacacagatccaaatgaggggattcttgatgcattggaaagctaactcaaagggttacaagttttatgttttggtcaagagctaaatcagcttttatcatcaagaaaagttcagttgaagttgagtcaaaatcggagcagagctggaaattgaaccagaagtgaccaaatggtcactgtagcaatccggccggaatttggccggatttttggccggattcctggccggattgtggtcagaaaaggctacTTTGTACGCGTacaactcaatttcacctccaccaactcacatgcgatgctatacatgtgagaaacattcccagctgtaaaagggagatataatcctcatttcttgaccacctttcatcattaaagagCCAAACTCATTGCAAAAGAGAGGAGATTggagtccatagcagaaaaatagagagacatacgggagaagcttggagtctgcagaaatgtagctctttcatcttcctagtgttagtttagtttagtatagagtagtgtagcttttccattcttgtttattatctagattaggatgaagatggaggatgaagaaggcaaggaagaaagctcatgtgacaagggttgtattccttccaaactctttatcttttgtatttgattccaagtttagttaatatacaagttctggattttgtgttcattatgtgtttctaaagtttataccttgggtttggttgaactttctatgattgttagtgttaattgtttttggttatttgattgctacgatttgagcaagttatttagcactttgactctttaaatcatgattaatctggtaccattaattatgattatctaaggtgttgtttctgcaatggaaattgagatttaacactagttcaagaagtgctaaacatagggagtacactcatgaaagtagaggtgcatctatgtggtttttagtgattcatttcatgtaatttcattgaagaaatgaacttgtagctaatttcataaccatgagaataggtatggattagttataagtataattgattcattacgaaagtaggattcaaatgcataaggaaattacaccataactagcctagatgtagtaattaatgatccaaatatagcacttgcatgagtagttagggataccacaacctaaggagcttttatttgttattttgtataatttcagtaggttaaatttgttataattcattaatagtctaaataatagagaagctttagtaataccggtaattgttcactcttccctgtgggatcgacccgatatataccctaaactactagttgatctgtatacttgcagtgaacgggtgtaattcggtattttttagcttgcacgtatgtaaaatacccgtcacaGCTCAACATGCAGAGTGTAGTTATCATGCTACGGTGTATCTTGTGcaacaatatgaaatttacagccaaagattcaaagggaaagctggataaaattttgtttccttCTCTCGGCCAtgctgaaaaatttcagcagctTTCTTTCAACATTTCAAGCCAAATCTATCAACATTTTTACTAGTTCCACAAATATATATCCTATAAGATCAGAGATGAACCTATTTCATGCATTCCTAGCATAATTCTCCGAAGGAAATTCTGGtaacaagctgcaattccagGTCCACTCGGCCATCACAGAGTTTTCTTGTAGCTCTTAATCAGTCATTAAACAgaatttttcctcagccaaaactcatttttcctaGCTAAAACTTAACATGCAGCTTAAGTATTCAGTTATACTAGATAATTAAAAGATTGTTGCAGCATTTTACCTGCCTTTTTCTAACAATCGAAGCTAGAAAAGAAGAAACCCGCAGGCAGACTCCTTCCTCCTTCGTTTCCTCATGATGAAAGCTCCAAGTTCCCCTTTTTTCTACCTTACTCTCTTACTCATTCGGTTGACTGGAAGGAAAGAATGGAATCAGAGAGCTCCCTCACTCTCACTCTTTCTCTCGGTTTTGGgtatggaaaaggaagaaagattAGTACTCTGTTATCTCTATTTGTTTGCTCTCGGTTGAAGTCCAAAATGGCAGAGCACTTCCTTTCTCTAGGTCATTACTTAACTCAGCAAATGTTCCACCGCCCAAACTGTCAGACAatttcttctccttttcctttccACCGCTTGATCTATTAGAGGCTTGCAT contains:
- the LOC113756124 gene encoding uncharacterized protein LOC113756124; its protein translation is MARTKKGAVKSPPNRRGEASTSRPPRLKIKASRRLALQDEPLSEEENQQQEQQEEQEVQGEQEEEVPYDKLHFTSAENEAWYNARRGAKVLVEKDVTPDVEEVYHLKASFAKLGWENFFNIPNFYYEELVREFYANVEDKKDFHHDTEVITSTVRGRKIRVHRADLESYLHVSDVGRKVDLKKAFKPNDLDSWNMLEALVRLGVEYRATRTTGRYSVLTSSFPESQRLLIYLFSSNIIPRASGTNEARTSDIYFLDKMEHGLGNIEGIPLGSIITNHMWTVVRSNDIKHAFPYPRFLTLKFQRAGVDFSNAIPTGFKKKDIFTLDFCRFILKSKDLGGPSTQGGTHGDIRQEEEAEIARIEEGQEVETTTPPVSTEPSSSRPPTSPQDTRSFLKKNNGQAALRRG